One genomic region from Chelonia mydas isolate rCheMyd1 chromosome 25, rCheMyd1.pri.v2, whole genome shotgun sequence encodes:
- the ABCA7 gene encoding phospholipid-transporting ATPase ABCA7 isoform X1, translating into MGFGTQLGLLLWKNFTYRRRQKIQLTIELLWPLFLFFILISVRQSHPPFEQRQCHFPNKALPSAGTLSWIQGMICNVNNPCFQYPTAGETPGVVGNFNQSIISRLFADAQRVLLHANSKQTLSSFGQLLPALRRLWGSGAPWMARPVKDYLKEGETFSRFLQTNASLPPALAEELLGARLDLRILSLAATGMPLKAIVCNASVLAEFLVAAETSSGERLQGRLCALPAPTLQAMERSFLSQADFSQVLAEQLSSKSDDVVSAVETLVTFLQGAETLAKEVGAMTSFAEFRRELQALSGRDAGSSLQGTFEAVSRIACGHPEGGDLKIPSLNWYEDNDIKAFLNRNSSEQGAVPLDNATSPYCKELIRSLESNPLSRILWRGIKPLFIGKILYAPSSPSTRRIMAEVNRTFQELAVLREVRGTWQELGPRVYAFLNSSLEMQVLQSLLREPATSRLVEQGLNGTSWDPSAVGEFLAGVPGGQAYTWRQAYAEVDQVVGTLSQFIECVSLDKVEAVASEEQLVSRALQLLEGRQFWAGVVFLPPDNATPGELPPHVRYKIRMDIDDVTRSNKIKDRFWDPGPAADPFSDLRYVWGGFVYVQDLVERAITRVLSGAASRTGIYLQQMPYPCYVDDVFLRVLNRSLPLFMTLAWIYSVAVIIKGVVHEKEARLKETMKIMGLSRGILWLSWFISSFIPFLISSSFLVLILKLGDILPYSDPTVVFLFLAAFTVATIAQCFLISTFFSRANLASACGGIIYFSFYLPYVLCVAWRDHITFPLRLCLSLLSPVAFGFGCEYFSLYEEQGVGIQWYNLNSSPVQGDPYNFATSMALLLLDACLYGLATWYIEAVFPGQYGIPKPWNFPFLKSYWFGESSSEGCHPFPTISLSSAEVLVEEPPSQLRPGVSIRNLVKIYRSSSKVAVNGLSLSFYEGQITSFLGHNGAGKTTTMSILSGLLPPSSGTAYILGRDIRSEMDSIRKTMGMCPQHNVLFDILTVEEHIWFYGRLKGLSGEQVKEEVKQIIQDVGLPHKRREQTKNLSGGMQRKLSVAIAFVGGSQVVILDEPTAGVDPYSRRGIWELLLKYRKGRTVILSTHYMDEADLLGDRVAIISQGRLCCCGSPLFLKAKLGTGYYLTLVKREAGARERAAPGGSASSITIASRRDDSSSERSCDTGLGSEQCSESSTVDVPQLSALIQKLVPGSRLVEDIGHEVLYVLPYGGAKDGAFGELFRELDGRLGELGVSSYGISDTTLEEIFLKVAEDTGVDADTTGSGGAPQRVRTAAPASSYTLRTVSENGDAEAADTEPVKGSRKAEEPKETDFLHSLDGRGSHQVLGWALTRQHLRALFTKRLLYARRSTRGFFAQIVLPAVFVCIALLFSLIVPPFGKYPPLRLEPWMYGEQFTFFSDDSPGDPDSVQLLGALLAEPGFGTKCMRDALEGRAPCPPASHERGFWTPEVPRSLAEVFRNTNWTPANPSPACECSSRGARKMLPDCPEAAGGLPPPQVQRGTGDILQNLTGRNISDYLVKTYPKIIRQGLRTKKWVNEQRYGGISLGAHSSQTLPSAEEVDGAVREIRAVLNITKGSPIDRLLGNLTSFIEGLDTRNNVKVWFNNKGWHAMVSFVNVVNNGLLRASLPPGAEPWRYGITAINHPLNLTKEQLSEAALMATSVDVLVSICVMFAMSFIPASFVLFLIEERVSKAKHLQFVSGMKPGVYWLGNFAWDMCNYLVPAGLVVLIFLCFQQKSYVSSANLPSLVLLLFLYGWSITPLMYPASFLFTIPSTAYVVLTCVNLFIGINGSVATFVLELFVDQKLNHVNRILKKVFLIFPHFCLGRGLIDMVKNQAMADAFERFGDKRFVSPLCWDLAGKNMFAMALQGIVFFLFTILLQYRFFIKLRPFAVKLPPLGGEDEDVAREREKITSGARRGDILVLHDLTKVYRARKKPAVDRLCVGIPPGECFGLLGVNGAGKTSTFKMLTGDTEVTLGDACLKGHRLLCWALAALGTPRSPSPSLRIGFPGAPLQDAPPSCSVSPSSQRAPRPAVGPSEHGLLPPVRRHQRPADGTGAPGVLLPCARRPRGGDAQGGSVGGLQAGPGAVRRQTRRGLQRGEQTQALHGHRPPRCPAGRLPGRADHGDGPASQAVPVELYPQRDQRGQIRGAHLPQHGGVRSPVHPHGHHGERPVPLPGERAASEEQVRRRLHDHPAGVGPRAGPAARGDVHPGLLPRHRPQREAPLHAAVPATLSELLPGQDLQHLVHSQGHLPHRGLFRVPNHAGPGVCPFRQGPK; encoded by the exons ATCCAACTCACCATTGAGCTTCTGTGgcccctcttcctcttcttcatctTGATCTCGGTGCGGCAGTCGCACCCGCCTTTCGAGCAGCGTCAAT GTCACTTCCCCAACAAGGCCTTGCCCTCGGCTGGGACGCTGTCATGGATTCAGGGCATGATCTGTAACGTGAACAATCCCTGCTTCCAGTACCCGACGGCCGGTGAGACGCCCGGCGTGGTGGGGAACTTCAACCAGTCCAT catCTCTCGTCTGTTTGCTGATGCCCAGAGGGTGCTGCTCCATGCCAACAGCAAGCAGACCCTGAGCAGCTTTGGCCAGCTCCTGCCTGCCCTGCGCCGGCTCTGGGGGAGCGGAGCTCCATGGATGG ccaggccgGTCAAGGACTACCTGAAAGAGGGCGAGACCTTTTCCCGCTTCCTCCAGACCAacgcctcccttccccctgccctggcggaggagctgctgggagctcGGTTGGACCTGCGCATC ctctcccTTGCCGCCACCGGCATGCCGCTGAAGGCCATCGTCTGCAACGCCTCCGTGCTGGCGGAGTTCCTGGTGGCAGCGGAGACGAGCTCCGGGGAGCGCCTGCAGGGGCGGCTCTGTGCTCTGCCAGCGCCCACCCTCCAGGCCATGGAGCGCAGCTTCCTCTCGCAAGCGGATTTCTCCCAAGTCTTGGcg GAGCAGCTGAGCTCCAAATCGGACGACGTGGTGAGCGCCGTGGAGACCCTGGTCACTTTCCTCCAGGGCGCCGAGACGCTCGCGAAGGAG GTCGGCGCCATGACCAGCTTTGCAGAGTTCCGGCGGGAGCTGCAGGCGCTGTCGGGGCGGGACGCTGGCTCCTCCCTGCAGGGCACCTTCGAGGCCGTGTCCCGCATCGCCTGCGGGCACCCGGAAGGGGGCGACCTCAAGATCCCCTCCCTCAACTGGTACGAGGACAACGACATCAAGGCCTTCCTGAACCGCAACAGCTCAGAGCAGGGAGCCGTCCCGCTGGACAACGCCACCA GCCCTTACTGCAAGGAGCTGATCCGGAGCCTGGAGTCGAACCCGCTGTCCCGGATCCTGTGGCGGGGGATCAAACCTCTCTTCATCGGCAAAATCCTCTACGCCCCGTCCAGCCCCAGCACACGAAGGATCATGGCCGAG GTGAACCGGACGTTCCAGGAGCTGGCCGTGTTGCGGGAGGTGAGGGGCacctggcaggagctggggcctcGGGTCTACGCCTTCCTCAACAGCAGCCTGGAGATGCAGGTCCTTCAG AGCCTGCTGCGGGAACCTGCCACCTCCCGCCTGGTGGAGCAGGGTCTGAACGGCACTTCGTGGGACCCATCGGCCGTGGGCGAGTTCCTGGCGGGGGTGCCAGGGGGCCAGGCCTACACCTGGCGCCAGGCCTACGCAGAGGTGGACCAGGTGGTGGGCACCCTGTCGCAGTTCATCGAG TGCGTCTCCCTGGACAAGGTGGAGGCGGTGGCCTCCGAAGAGCAGCTGGTGTCACgggccctgcagctgctggaggggcgCCAGTTCTGGGCCGGCGTGGTCTTCCTGCCCCCCGACAATGCCACCCctggggagctgcccccccaTGTCCGCTACAAGATCCGCATGGACATCGACGACGTCACCCGCAGCAACAAGATCAAGGACAG GTTCTGGGACCCGGGCCCAGCCGCCGACCCCTTCAGCGACCTGCGCTACGTCTGGGGGGGCTTCGTCTACGTGCAGGACCTGGTGGAACGGGCCATCACGCGGGTCCTGAGCGGCGCTGCCAGCCGCACCGGCATCTACCTGCAGCAGATGCCCTACCCCTGCTACGTGGATGACGT TTTCCTGCGGGTCTTGAATCGTTCGCTGCCGCTCTTCATGACGCTGGCCTGGATCTACTCGGTGGCCGTCATCATCAAAGGGGTGGTGCACGAGAAGGAAGCCCGGCTGAAGGAGACCATGAAGATtatggggctcagcaggggcatCCTCTGGCTCAGCTGGTTTATCAGCAGCTTCATCCCCTTCCTCATCAGCTCCTCCTTCCTCGTCCTCATCCTCAAG ctGGGAGACATCCTGCCCTACAGCGACCCCACCGTGGTCTTCCTCTTCTTGGCCGCCTTCACTGTGGCCACCATCGCCCAGTGCTTCCTCATCAGCACCTTCTTCTCCCGCGCCAACCTGGCCTCGGCCTGCGGTGGCATCATCTACTTCTCCTTCTACCTGCCCTACGTGCTGTGCGTGGCCTGGCGTGACCACATCACCTTCCCGCTGCGCCTCTGCTTG agcctcctGTCCCCAGTGGCATTTGGGTTTGGCTGCGAGTACTTCTCCCTGTACGAGGAGCAGGGCGTGGGGATCCAGTGGTACAACCTGAACTCCAGCCCCGTGCAGGGCGACCCTTACAACTTCGCCACCTCCATGGCGCTGCTGCTCCTGGACGCGTGTCTGTACGGCCTGGCCACGTGGTACATCGAGGCTGTCTTCCCAG GCCAGTATGGGATTCCCAAACCCTGGAATTTTCCCTTCCTGAAGAGCTACTGGTTTGGAGAGTCATCCTCCGAAGGCTGCCACCCCTTCCCGACCATCTCCTTGAGCTCTGCGGAAG TGCTGGTGGAGGAGCCGCCCTCGCAGCTGCGCCCAGGGGTCTCCATCCGCAACCTGGTGAAGATTTACCGCAGTAGCAGCAAAGTGGCCGTCAATGGGCTGAGCCTCAGCTTCTACGAGGGCCAGATCACCTCCTTCCTGGGCCACAACGGGGCCGGCAAGACCACCACGAT GTCCATCCTGAGCGGtctgctgccccccagctccgggACGGCCTACATCCTGGGCCGGGACATCCGCTCCGAGATGGACAGCATCCGGAAAACCATGGGGATGTGTCCCCAGCACAACGTCCTCTTTGACAT cctgacGGTGGAGGAGCACATCTGGTTTTATGGGCGCCTGAAGGGGCTATCAGGGGAGCAGGTGAAGGAGGAGGTGAAGCAGATCATCCAGGATGTGGGGCTGCCCCACAAGCGCCGGGAGCAGACCAAGAACCTGTCGG GTGGGATGCAGCGGAAGCTCTCCGTGGCCATCGCCTTCGTGGGCGGCTCCCAGGTGGTCATTCTGGACGAACCCACTGCTGGGGTCGACCCCTACTCCCGGCGGGGcatctgggagctgctgctgaagtATCGCAAAG gccgcACGGTCATCCTCTCCACCCACTACATGGACGAGGCGGACCTGCTGGGCGACCGGGTGGCCATCATCTCCCAGGGCCGGCTTTGCTGCTGCGGCTCCCCACTCTTCCTCAAGGCCAAGCTGGGCACCGGCTATTACCTGACCCTGGTGAAGCGGGAGGCCGGCGCCCGGGAGCGGGCGGCCCCGGGGGGCAGCGCCAGCAGCATCACCATCGCCAGCAGAAGG GATGACAGCAGTTCAGAGCGCAGCTGTGACACCGGCCTGGGCAGCGAGCAGTGCAGCGAGTCCAGCACCGTGG ACGTGCCGCAGCTGTCAGCCCTGATCCAGAAGCTGGTCCCTGGCTCCCGGCTGGTGGAGGATATTGGCCACGAGGTGCTGTACGTCTTGCCGTATGGCGGCGCCAAGGATGGGGCCTTTGGGGAGCTCTTCCGGGAGCTGGACGGGCGCCTGGGCGAGCTGGGGGTCTCCAGCTACGGAATCTCGGACACCACCTTGGAAGAG ATCTTTCTGAAGGTGGCTGAGGACACAGGAGTGGACGCTGACACCACAG GctctgggggagccccccagcGTGTGAGAACGGCAGCCCCCGCCTCCTCCTACACGCTGCGGACGGTGAGCGAGAACGGGGACGCGGAGGCAGCAGATACCGAGCCGG TCAAAGGATCCAGGAAAG CTGAGGAGCCAAAGGAGACCGATTTCCTGCACAGCCTGGATGGCAGAGGCTCCCACCAGGTGCTGGGCTGGGCCCTGACCCGCCAGCATCTCCGGGCTCTTTTCACCAAGAGACTCCTCTACGCCCGGCGCAGCACCAGGGGCTTCTTCGCACAA ATCGTCCTGCCGGCTGTCTTTGTGTGCATCGCCCTCCTTTTCAGCCTGATCGTGCCACCCTTCGGGAAGTACCCCCCGCTGCGCCTGGAGCCCTGGATGTATGGGGAGCAGTTCACCTTTTTCAG TGATGACTCCCCGGGGGACCCTGATTCTGTGCAGCTCCTTGGAGCCCTGCTGGCCGAGCCGGGCTTCGGTACCAAGTGCATGAGGGATGCCCTGGAGGG GAGAGCGCCTTGCCCACCGGCGTCCCACGAACGAGGCTTCTGGACCCCCGAAGTGCCCCGGTCCCTGGCCGAGGTTTTCCGGAACACGAACTGGACGCCAGCCAACCCCTCCCCGGCCTGTGAGTGCAGCTCCCGGGGGGCCAGGAAGATGCTGCCCGACTGCCCTGAAgcagcgggggggcttcctcctCCACAG GTGCAAAGGGGCACTGGCGACATCCTCCAGAACCTCACGGGCAGGAACATCTCCGATTACCTGGTGAAAACCTACCCCAAGATCATCCGCCAGGG gttgagaaccaagAAATGGGTCAATGAGCAGAG GTACGGCGGCATCTCGCTGGGTGCCCATAGTTCTCAGACCCTGCCCTCGGCAGAGGAGGTGGATGGTGCTGTGCGGGAGATCCGGGCTGTGCTGAACATCACAAAG GGGAGCCCCatagacaggctgctgggaaaCCTGACCAGCTTCATCGAAGGGCTGGACACCCGCAATAATGTTAAG GTCTGGTTCAACAACAAGGGCTGGCATGCCATGGTGTCCTTCGTCAACGTGGTGAACAACGGGCTGCTGCGGGCCAGCCTGCCCCCGGGCGCAGAGCCCTGGCGCTACGGCATCACGGCCATCAACCACCCCCTGAACCTCACCAAGGAGCAGCTCTCGGAGGCCGCGCT GATGGCCACCTCAGTGGATGTGCTGGTCTCCATCTGTGTGATGTTCGCCATGTCCTTCATCCCCGCCAGCTTCGTCCTCTTCCTCATCGAGGAGCGGGTCAGCAAGGCCAAGCACCTGCAGTTCGTCAGCGGCATGAAGCCCGGCGTCTACTGGCTGGGCAACTTCGCCTGGGACATG TGTAACTACCtggtcccagcagggctggtcGTCCTCATCTTCCTCTGCTTCCAGCAGAAGTCCTACGTGTCCTCAGCCAACCtgccctccctggtgctgctgctgttcctctaTGG CTGGTCCATCACGCCGCTGATGTACCCGGCCTCCTTCCTCTTCACCATCCCCAGCACGGCCTACGTGGTGCTGACCTGTGTCAACCTCTTCATCGGCATCAACGGCAGCGTGGCCACCTTCGTGCTGGAGCTCTTCGTCGACCAG AAGCTGAACCATGTCAACCGCATCCTGAAGAAGGTTTTCCTCATCTTCCCGCACTTCTGCCTGGGCCGGGGCCTCATCGACATGGTGAAGAACCAGGCCATGGCCGATGCTTTCGAGAGGTTCG gagacaAGCGTTTCGTGTCTCCGCTGTGCTGGGACCTGGCTGGGAAGAACATGTTTGCCATGGCTCTCCAGGGCATCGTCTTCTTCCTCTTCACCATCCTGCTGCAGTACAGGTTCTTCATCAAGCTCCG GCCCTTTGCTGTTAAACTTCCCCCTCTGGGCGGGGAGGACGAGGACGTGGCCAGGGAGCGGGAGAAGATCACAAGCGGAGCACGGCGGGGAGACATCCTGGTGCTGCATGACCTGACCAAG GTGTACCGGGCGAGGAAGAAGCCGGCTGTGGACCGCCTGTGTGTGGGAATCCCCCCGGGGGAG TGTTTCGGTCTCCTGGGGGTGAATGGCGCTGGGAAGACGTCCACCTTCAAAATGCTGACTGGGGACACGGAGGTGACCCTAGGAGATGCCTGTCTGAAAGGGCACAg gctgctctgctgggctctggcagccctggggacaCCCCgttctcccagcccctccctgcggATCGGTTTCCCCGGGGCCCCGCTGCAGGACGCCCCCCCCAGCTGCTCGGTGTCTCCGTCCTCGCAGCGTGCTCCGCGACCTGCAGTCGGTCCATCAGAACATGGGCTACTGCCCCCAGTTCGACGCCATCAACGACCTGCTGACGGGACGGGAGCACCTGGTGTTCTACTGCCGTGTGCGAGGCGTCCCCGAGGAGGAGACGCCCAGG gtggctcagtggggggtctccAAGCTGGGCCTGGCGCAGTACGCCGACAGACCCGCCGGGGGCTACAGCGGGGGGAACAAACGCAAGCTCTCCACGGCCATCGCCCTCCTCGGTGCCCCGCCGGTCGTCTTCCTG GACGAGCCGACCACGGGGATGGACCCGCGAGCCAGGCGGTTCCTGTGGAACTGTATCCTCAGCGTGATCAAAGAGGGCAGATCCGTGGTGCTCACCTCCCACAG CATGGAGGAGTGCGAAGCCCTGTGCACCCGCATGGCCATCATGGTGAACGGCCGGTTCCGCTGCCTGGGGAGCGTGCAGCATCTGAAGAGCAG GTTCGGCGACGGCTACACGATCACCCTGCGGGTGTCGGGCCCCGGGCCGGACCTGCGGCCCGTGGAGACGTTCATCCAGGACTCCTTCCCCGGCATCGTCCTCAAAGAGAGGCACCATTGCATGCTGCAGTACCAGCTACCCTCTCGGAGCTGCTCCCTGGCCAAGATCTTCAGCATCTTGTCCACTCACAGGGGCACCTACCGCATCGAGGACTATTCCGTGTCCCAAACCACGCTGGACCAG GTGTTTGTCCATTTCGCCAAGGACCAAAGTGA